The genomic window GCGTGGAGAACGTCAGCCACGGCTGCACCGGCATGAGTACCGACAACGCCAGGTGGTTCTACAACCAGGTCCGGGTGGGCGACATCGTCGAGGTGGTCAACAGCAGGGGCCACGACATGGAGCCGTTCGGCAACGGCTTCGGCGACTGGAACCTGAGCTGGGACGACTGGCTCAAGGGCAGTGCGATGGGCCGGCCGCTGAACACCGTGGCCACGCCCCCGGTACCGAAGGCGGCGGCCACCCTGCGCCCGCAGGTCTGAGCCGCCGGCGTCCCCCGGGGCGGGTCAGGACGACCCGGACGGCGATGCCCCGTAGACGAGGTCCAGCGCGCCGTACACGGCCGCCTGGGCCTCGTCCCGCGTGACGCCCAGGCGGTGGGCCCGGGCGGCGTACTCGGTGGCGGCGTCGGCGGCCAGCCGGTGCGCGGTGTCCCCGGTGGCGGCCACCAGGGTGCCGCGGCGGCCGTGCGTCTCCACCACGCCGTCCGCCTCCAGCTCCCGGTACGCGCGCGCCACCGTGTTGGCGGCCAGCCCCAGCTGCTCGGCCAGCGCGCGCACGGTGGGCAGCCGCAGCCCGGCCGCCAGCACACCGGTCCTGGCCTGCTCGGCGATCTGCGCGCGCAGCTGCTCGTAGGGCGGTGTGGCGACGGCGTGGTCGATGCTCACCTGCACGGGGCGGGTCTCCTCGGTTCTCCTGGGCTGATGGTGCGTCACCCATTGTGCCGCCCCCACGCCAAGGGCCCCGACCGGCAGTGCCGGACGGGGCCCTCAGGTGGCTGACGCGTTGTCAGAGCAGGGGATCAGTGGTGGCCGTGGCCGCTGGTGATCTCCTTGTGCTCCTCGGGAGTCGGCTTGGGGATCTGGTTGCCCTCGCCGAAGTAGCCCTCGGAGAGCTTGGCGCGGGTCTTGGTCGCCAGGCCGACCTTGCGGGCGACACCGTTCTCGTCGACCTCGGCCGGCAGCTCGACCGGCTCGTACTGCTCGTGCGAGGTGAGCGTGTGGAGCGTGCCCTGCGGGAGCTGGGCGTGCACCTCGATGAACTCACCGTGCGGCAGCCGCTTGATGACGCCGGTCTCGCGACCGTGCAGCACCTTCTCCTTGTCCCGGCGCTGCAGGCCCAGGCACCAGCGCTTGGTCACGAAGAAGACCACCACCGGGACGACGAACGAACCGATCCGCACGAAGTACGTGATGTCGTTCAGCGACAGGTGGAAGTGCGTGGCGATCAGGTCGTTGCCACCGCCGGAGAGCAGCACCAGGTAGAGGCTGATCCAGGCGGCACCCAGCGCGGTACGCACGGGGGCGTTGCGCGGGCGGTCCAGGATGTGGTGCTCGCG from Kitasatospora sp. NBC_01250 includes these protein-coding regions:
- a CDS encoding GntR family transcriptional regulator; its protein translation is MQVSIDHAVATPPYEQLRAQIAEQARTGVLAAGLRLPTVRALAEQLGLAANTVARAYRELEADGVVETHGRRGTLVAATGDTAHRLAADAATEYAARAHRLGVTRDEAQAAVYGALDLVYGASPSGSS